The Beijerinckiaceae bacterium genome has a window encoding:
- a CDS encoding DUF1467 domain-containing protein has product MPFSTPMAAAIYLTIWFTVLFAVLPFGVHSQHERGDFVAGTDPGAPVAPRLLPKMIWTTLISAVIFGGLAAFAHYAG; this is encoded by the coding sequence ATGCCTTTTTCCACGCCGATGGCCGCAGCAATTTATTTGACCATCTGGTTTACGGTCTTGTTCGCGGTGCTTCCTTTCGGGGTCCACTCGCAGCATGAGCGGGGCGATTTCGTCGCTGGAACGGATCCCGGCGCGCCGGTCGCGCCTCGGCTGCTCCCGAAAATGATCTGGACAACTTTGATCTCCGCCGTCATTTTCGGGGGATTGGCCGCTTTTGCTCATTATGCCGGCTGA
- a CDS encoding transposase: protein MLSVIILCEDKLPAARPGGGDAAEILARTLASLVTAKVHGLLADVRIAGPFEMNLGILANHAGCAFVEAEKEADRLHLGLTAARGSDVLLLRSGQALDPAFIEEAGDFLTRRQRDKSSAALLRAAPETFLERIFPTFAPASGLIATRDLMLRAPRGGFQSLASFVAPATTFRVRTRPIV from the coding sequence ATGTTGTCCGTGATCATCCTTTGCGAAGATAAGTTGCCAGCCGCACGGCCAGGAGGCGGAGATGCGGCGGAGATTTTGGCCCGTACACTTGCCTCTCTGGTGACGGCAAAAGTTCATGGCCTGCTTGCCGATGTCCGGATTGCCGGACCGTTCGAGATGAACCTTGGTATTCTTGCCAATCATGCCGGCTGTGCCTTCGTCGAAGCCGAGAAGGAAGCAGACAGGCTCCATCTCGGGTTGACGGCGGCGCGCGGTTCAGATGTTTTGTTGCTGCGTTCCGGACAGGCGCTCGATCCGGCCTTTATCGAGGAAGCCGGCGATTTCCTGACGCGGCGGCAAAGGGACAAGTCGAGCGCGGCGCTTCTCCGGGCGGCGCCCGAGACTTTCCTTGAGCGGATTTTTCCAACGTTCGCGCCGGCTTCGGGCCTGATTGCCACGCGCGATCTTATGCTGCGCGCGCCGCGCGGCGGCTTCCAAAGCCTTGCAAGCTTTGTCGCGCCGGCAACGACTTTTCGGGTGCGGACACGACCTATCGTCTGA
- a CDS encoding GTP 3',8-cyclase MoaA yields the protein MNVPVLHTKSERLLAQASAPLIDPFGREITYIRVSVTDRCDMRCVYCMSEDMNFLPKRDLLSLEELDRLCAAFVSRGVRKIRITGGEPLVRRNIMSLFQALSRHVDSGALTDLTLTTNGSRLAHFARDLAQAGVRRINVSLDTLDPAKYKAITRWGNHSEVMAGLDAAQAAGLSVKINMVALKGVNEAEIVPMLEWAHGRGLDLTLIEVMPLGSIDGERDDQYLPLNVVEARLMERFTLRALDYQTGGPARYVHVKETGGRLGFITPLTHNFCEGCNRVRVTCTGTLYMCLGQEDAADLRAPLRASQSDELLHEALEAAIARKPKGHDFVIDREHTQPAVTRHMSVTGG from the coding sequence ATGAACGTCCCGGTCTTGCATACCAAATCCGAACGGTTGCTCGCGCAAGCCTCAGCGCCGCTTATCGATCCTTTTGGACGTGAGATCACCTATATTCGTGTCTCGGTGACCGACCGCTGCGATATGCGCTGCGTCTATTGCATGTCGGAAGACATGAATTTTCTGCCGAAGCGCGATTTGCTCAGCCTGGAAGAGCTGGACCGTTTATGCGCGGCCTTTGTCAGCCGCGGCGTCCGCAAGATCAGGATCACCGGCGGCGAACCGCTCGTTCGGCGGAACATCATGAGCCTATTCCAGGCCCTGTCCCGCCATGTCGACTCCGGCGCGCTGACTGACCTGACGCTCACCACAAATGGATCGCGCCTCGCGCATTTTGCACGGGACCTCGCGCAGGCCGGCGTCCGCCGCATCAATGTCTCGCTCGATACGCTCGATCCGGCCAAATACAAGGCTATAACGCGCTGGGGCAATCACAGCGAAGTGATGGCGGGACTCGATGCAGCTCAGGCGGCCGGCCTATCGGTCAAGATCAATATGGTGGCCTTGAAAGGCGTCAACGAGGCCGAGATCGTGCCCATGCTCGAATGGGCTCATGGGCGCGGGCTCGATCTCACCTTGATTGAAGTCATGCCGCTGGGCAGCATCGACGGCGAGCGCGACGATCAATATCTGCCTTTGAATGTGGTCGAGGCGCGGCTCATGGAACGCTTCACCCTGCGGGCCCTCGACTATCAGACCGGGGGCCCCGCGCGCTATGTGCATGTCAAGGAAACCGGCGGCCGGCTTGGTTTCATCACACCGCTCACACATAATTTCTGTGAAGGCTGCAATCGCGTGCGAGTGACCTGCACCGGCACGCTTTATATGTGCCTCGGTCAGGAAGATGCGGCCGATTTGCGCGCGCCTTTGCGGGCGTCCCAATCCGACGAGCTTTTGCACGAAGCGCTCGAAGCCGCCATCGCGAGAAAACCCAAGGGACATGATTTCGTCATCGATCGTGAACATACCCAACCTGCGGTCACGCGGCACATGAGCGTGACCGGCGGATAA
- a CDS encoding autoinducer synthase, with protein sequence MIRLVTLANQHHYRNEMDQAFRLQNRISVGNKRLRGRAPLPGREFDRFDNIHAVHMLYINRSKVRGYQRIVPTSRPNLLSEVSPELCEVSPPVGAHVCELSRQCVQPNYRAPGSCKIATALWAGLVEWGLECGISNFITEIEPDCLIPLVSLHFKPIPLGLPQKIGGQEMLAVILSFDERTLNRIHEMRADKKNVLVGNSHHPDPLYA encoded by the coding sequence ATGATTCGCCTCGTGACGCTTGCAAACCAACACCATTATCGAAATGAGATGGATCAGGCCTTCCGGTTGCAAAATCGAATCTCGGTAGGAAATAAGCGTTTGCGCGGCCGGGCCCCACTTCCAGGGCGCGAGTTTGATCGCTTCGATAACATCCACGCCGTGCATATGCTTTACATTAATCGTAGCAAGGTGCGTGGATATCAGCGAATAGTTCCTACCAGCCGGCCAAATTTATTGTCGGAGGTTTCGCCGGAACTATGCGAAGTCAGTCCGCCGGTTGGCGCTCACGTCTGCGAGCTTTCGCGTCAATGCGTTCAACCGAATTATAGGGCTCCAGGAAGTTGTAAAATAGCTACCGCCCTTTGGGCAGGTTTGGTTGAATGGGGACTTGAGTGCGGTATTTCGAACTTTATCACAGAAATTGAGCCTGACTGTTTAATTCCTCTCGTCAGTCTCCACTTCAAGCCGATTCCTCTTGGCCTACCGCAGAAAATTGGTGGGCAAGAGATGTTGGCGGTTATACTTAGCTTCGATGAACGGACGCTCAATCGCATCCATGAGATGAGGGCTGACAAAAAGAACGTCCTTGTCGGAAATTCTCACCATCCCGATCCGCTTTATGCGTGA